In Populus trichocarpa isolate Nisqually-1 chromosome 7, P.trichocarpa_v4.1, whole genome shotgun sequence, the following proteins share a genomic window:
- the LOC7456297 gene encoding LOW QUALITY PROTEIN: uncharacterized protein LOC7456297 (The sequence of the model RefSeq protein was modified relative to this genomic sequence to represent the inferred CDS: inserted 3 bases in 2 codons; deleted 1 base in 1 codon; substituted 2 bases at 2 genomic stop codons), translating to MASDLKLVQYNYNPKLSALLNSIFFMSTVNVAGKTLVXVASKLKVXSTQIKKWRPSDHLRFMVMLMTWVTVWVLRVLMDHFPLPMNLSPHYLLNSFSSIGSSFPLAFPSSSTTWYLHNEIPATSRKXQFAMAMAVKIMDGNFRDGHMELAEVNRMALSSAFARTLGLLYQYVQNPQGSDDSSSTWTSRVIRSLPLGSYIASYFKGTSNCLSAVXVNCWELQVAVGAGFEEADDVVAEKLAQELLWITNKLRDYGAVDEALLQYWSYASGLASLALSTANPRVQGYIAKISEICFHS from the exons ATGGCGAGTGATCTTAAGCTTGTTCAATATAACTACAACCCAAAGCTATCAGCTCTCTTGAACTCGATCTTT TTCATGTCGACAGTAAACGTGGCTGGAAAAACACTTGTTTAAGTGGCATCCAAGTTAAAAGT GAGCACTCAAATAAAGAAGTGGAGACCAAGTGATCATTTAAGGTTCATGGTTATGTTAATGACTTGGGTCACTGTTTGGGTACTTAGGGTTTTAATGGATCATTTCCCTCTTCCCATGAATTTGTCACCTCATTATCTTCTTAATAGCTTTTCCTCCATTGGATCATCATTTCCTTTGGCATttccatcatcatcaacaacatg GTACTTACATAATGAGATACCAGCCACGTCAAGAAAATAGCAATTTGCAATGGCAATGGCTGTCAAGATCATGGATGGAAACTTCAGAGATGGCCATATGGAACTTGCAGAAGTCAATCGGATGGCTCTTTCTTCCGCATTTGCACGTACACTAGGCCTTCTATACCAATATGTGCAAAACCCTCAAGGCTCAGATGATTcttcatcaacttggacttCACGTGTCATTAGGTCACTTCCATTAGGGTCCTACATTGCATCTTATTTTAAGGGCACGAGTAATTGTTTGAGTGCTG ATGTAAACTGTTGGGAATTGCAGGTGGCAGTTGGTGCTGGTTTTGAAGAGGCGGATGATGTGGTGGCAGAGAAATTGGCACAGGAACTTCTTTGGATAACTAATAAACTTAGGGATTATGGAGCCGTGGATGAAGCTCTGTTGCAATATTGGAGTTATGCCTCTGGTCTTGCTTCTCTTGCGCTCAGTACTGCTAACCCTAGGGTTCAAGGTTACATCGCCAAGATCTCAGAAATTTGTTTCCATTCATAA